The Spodoptera frugiperda isolate SF20-4 chromosome 25, AGI-APGP_CSIRO_Sfru_2.0, whole genome shotgun sequence genome includes the window GTATTACGATTAATTTTGCCAAATATGTCTATACCGCGGGCAGTGCCTAATGAGACTGGTTAGAATTGCGCGAGACGGCGTCTGTTTTATAGGGACCCAGGGTTGTGTTGCCTGTATACCAGATAATGTTGTACCGTGTAGCTACAGCAGTGTTATcgataaagtattaaaattttctcgtaattatctttaaaatcaaattgtattaaccactcagttataaatatttattaagtaatacgAGTATCACTATTACTACAGGTTAAAGGAAAATGTCTTCAAGCTGTCTGTCTCTATGCATAGATCGAGACAGTCAGCTTACAATTTATAGATTCGCTGTGTACGTTTCAATAGCGCGGTCATAACATTTTTAgagttccgtagccaaatggcaaaaaaacggaacccttatagattcgtcatgtctgtctgtccgtccgtccgtccgtccatccgtatgtcacagccatttatttccgaaactgttgggcctacatagttaaTTGTATGGTGatgtattttggtaataaataaatttaaaaattaaatacaccaTACATAGaacagattttaaaaataaaaaatttcgtTTACCCGTGATGCATGTCTATGGATAGTGCTTTAAAAAATCCGATTCGCCCTTAGCCGGTTTTGTTTTCTGTCGACAGTATCGACATCATGTCTTCCCTAAGGTTAAGGTGTAGCACCTGGTCTGCACACACATACACTTACGCCGCATGCACACATTCACAACCCAGACAGATTTTGATCAATAACttgtatacataaatgtataatgtacttATATACATGCGTAGCAACCCCAACCCCAAGCTAGCCAACGgctgtattgttgttttgtaatttcCGTTTAGCAAGTTTAggcgaaaatatattttactataaaaaaaatattacgacttTGAGTAACTAACTGTTCtagtaagttattgttttgGTAGGTCTTGGTATGCATGCACGATAACTTGAAACGTGACTgcgagaaaaatatattacttaatacaGTCGAACTTCAACTCTTATCGTGgacgtgtaaaatattttttttgttttcttagttaATCATTTCTTATGGTATGTGAGACCTACTAACAccgactgttttgttttcagctCCCTATGGAAGTTGTAATATGTCATGCATGTTATTTATTCTTACAAAATGCTGATGTAAACACACCTAGAATATTAGGTCATACTAATATCTGTGCTGGCTGTGGCTGTTCTTTGAATGAAGCTAGACTTCATTCTCTCGAAGAAAATGGAccattatatgatttttttccATGGATTAGATCAGTACAGGTATTTATCTAAATCCTTAAACACCTATTAAGTACTACTTACATTGAATATGATTAATGGTAAtgacacataattataacaatttggaAAATAATCCTTATAACTATATCAGTGGTAATAGTTTTTACAATGACAAtcattttatgcatttttttaatatattcaagtATGATAAATGTCAGAGCTCTCTTAATTtgcattatattgtttattcaacTTAGTAAATCAAGagattgtgtattttatattttttaacactgctttatttttaacaatcataaatattttcagaatgGAAGAGATAGCTATGCTGTTTGTCATAATTGCTGGCGGCGAGCTAGCCGACAATTTGAACAAGATTCTCAACGAGAAATGGCTATACCACAATTGCCACCTGTACCTGCCCCTGCTCCAGCACCTGCCCCTGCTCCGGCACCTGCCCCTGTCCCGGCACCTGCACCTGCTTCTGCCTCTCAGCTGGGCCAGAGATCAGTTGGAATGGTCAATTTACGTCATTACAAGAGAGCTGCTAGTACATCAAGACACTGCATTTATTCCGACTGCGGTTATGTACctatgcatttaataccaacatttattaaaaatatgttaattgtagattacaactattatgtGCCCCGGTATTCACGTGTTTGCCATCACCATTTGTATTCTAATACTTGGCGTGAATTACCAGAACAATCATCTTCAATATCAAGTTTTAGTATAAATCAAATAGAAGATTTAGTTAATAtggcaaaacaaaaaactgtcacatttaattttgaatgtgttGAAGAAATGCCCAACCACATATGCCATTATTGGACTGGACTGGAAGTGtctgaattcattattttatttaatgagttaCCTTTAGCTAATCAGGTACCATCACCAAAATCTGCTTTGgctatctttttaattaaaatgaggaCAGGGGACAGTAACAAGAGATTGTCTTCATTATTTAACATACCTCGATCAACTATGGAGAGGCACATGAACATTGTACGCTTATGTTTTATGGAACATTTTGTACCATTACATATTGGATTGCAGCATCTTAATAGAGAAGATGTCATAAGAAGAAATCTGAGTATTCCAAATGCTTTGTTTGGCAATCCAAATGGCTCTGATCAAACCAGACCTGCAATCACAATATGTGATGGCACTTACATATATATTGAAAAGAGTTCCAATTATTTCTATCAAAAGGAAACTtatagtttacacaaatatGTGAACCTCGTTAAACCATTTCTTTGTGTGTGTACAGACGGGCACATTATTGATGTGATCGGCCCTTATGCTGCCACTCAAACCGATGCAG containing:
- the LOC118271329 gene encoding uncharacterized protein LOC118271329 → MEVVICHACYLFLQNADVNTPRILGHTNICAGCGCSLNEARLHSLEENGPLYDFFPWIRSVQNGRDSYAVCHNCWRRASRQFEQDSQREMAIPQLPPVPAPAPAPAPAPAPAPVPAPAPASASQLGQRSVGMVNLRHYKRAASTSRHCIYSDCGYVPMHLIPTFIKNMLIVDYNYYVPRYSRVCHHHLYSNTWRELPEQSSSISSFSINQIEDLVNMAKQKTVTFNFECVEEMPNHICHYWTGLEVSEFIILFNELPLANQVPSPKSALAIFLIKMRTGDSNKRLSSLFNIPRSTMERHMNIVRLCFMEHFVPLHIGLQHLNREDVIRRNLSIPNALFGNPNGSDQTRPAITICDGTYIYIEKSSNYFYQKETYSLHKYVNLVKPFLCVCTDGHIIDVIGPYAATQTDAEIMKD